The Sesamum indicum cultivar Zhongzhi No. 13 linkage group LG6, S_indicum_v1.0, whole genome shotgun sequence genomic interval TTGGAGTGAAGACTCCTAGGAGTGGTATATTAGGTCAGAGCTGGCGAACAGCAATTTGCATATtcaaaatgagcaaatttaccgtttataataaaagtatataacaatttatcccaatatttaaaaaaaatgaagcaatacCTCCATTTCTCAAGAGGTAAATTtctccattttaaaaaacacaaggaagtaaattattgtattttaaaaatcacaagaaGTTAAACtggtatttatttttcatatgggtaatttgctcatttgtaatgcttgcatttttcccggTAGAGGAGAAGGAGAAAGGAACATTTTGTTGGAAGTATTTGTACTTTGCCTGCGGTGGTTTTATGTATTTACGAATGAAATATTAATCGGATTTGTGTGTGGCGGGACTTTTACTGTAGATTTATAGAGAGTCCAGCCTCCAATAAAATAACATGAGAAAAGAGGGGTTAAACGGTGTCACTTTACTGTTCCTTTTAAGAACCACTTCGACATTTTCATTAGCTTCATAAAAAATGGTCATTAACGCTACTTAGAAATCCAGGCTTCATATGTTGTTAGgacatttttgttgtaatgtgTACATGTGCCTAGTTAAGGTGAAATGAGCATTTTTCGACCTAAACATCATGcacaaagtaaatatattcACTGAATTTCTGTAGTTCCTCTTTCTGTTGAACCTGCGCAACCTGTACGAGATCCATTATATCAAGAAACGCCTAAGCCAACCTTCAGTGAGGTCGAAAGCTGCTTTAgaattccatttttcttttctagaagCTATCATTCATACATCAGCCCTTTGGTCAAACATACAGGCAATGGAGTCTTGTCCGAAGAAAGAGATTCCAAATTTTAAGGAACGTCTTCAAGAGGAGAACTTTTACCTGACAACTGAGGTATTAATGTTGCTTTTCCCTTATCTGTAACAGGAAATTTGAGAATCAGCACTCCAAATATCCTGCACAACATATTTTCCAAAGTTCAATTTCATAAGAAAATGAGAGTTTATTGTGGGTTTAAATGGATAAATTCATAACTTATCGAAATATCACATCCCACCTATTTCCAGATTTCCCAGGTACTAGATGCTACTGATGGCAATCATAGCAAAATTCACTTCCACAAATATTGTTTCATCTCCGATTGTGCTTGTCTTGCTGTGCAGATCACTATTTTTATGCATGTGATACactgatatttatatttcttaactTAATTGCATTTGTGCAAAAAAACTCCTGACCAGGCAGGGGAGCAAGGGCGCTTGCCTGTTCTGctattgaaattgaaagaaaacaatCTGAAGAGAAGGCCCGTAATTGTTTTCTTGCATAGTACGCATAAATGTAAAGAGTGGTTGCGGCCTTTACTTGAGGTATCGGATGGTTGTATTTTCAGATGCATAGGCCTTAACCAGTACTCTAGCTTGATCCATGCATGTTTTTCAATGGTTCAGGCATATGCTTCAAGGGGTTATATTGCTGTAGCAATTGATTCTCGCTACCATGGAGAGCGTGCAAGAAACTTGACAACTTACCGAGATGTGCGCTTTGGATCTTTATCTTTGCTTATTTGAcatgataatgaaatttaaaggTTCGCAGAAACACATGATGGATTTATAGTTGTTGTAATGCAGGCTCTGGTGTCATCGTGGAAAAAAGGCGATACGATGCCTTTCATATTTGACACGGTACTGTTGCCATTTCTGCACTTTGTTCTAGAAACCTTTGAAGGATCCTAGTATGCTACCATCTTACTGTTCCTATTTTGTCTTGATGTATTTGAGAGACTGATGAACCAAATTCTGTCCTGAACTGAGACGATATTTAACATGCATGCACAAACTTATTGTCAGGTTTGGGACTTAATAAAATTGGCGGATCATCTTACACAAAGGGAGGATGTGGATCCTTCAAGGATAGGAATTACCGGCGAATCACTTGGAGGTGAGGTCAATTCCCTCTAAGATGATATTATGTAAGAATCAATATTTCTTAAACGTGCAACTCTTAACATGATACTCCGCATGGTTTGGTGCTGCTGCTGATACTCGCTATTCGGTGGCTGCGCCTATAATTGGTGTTCAGGTAGGTGTTATGATGTGAATTGATTTGTACAAGAGTATATGTACTCTCACTTTTTGTGCAATACTTTTAGGGGTTTAAATGGGCTATTGAACATGACAAGTGGCAAGCTCGGGTTGACAGCATTAAGGCTGTATTTGAAGGTGAGACATGGATATGATTAGATGAATCTCTTGTACCTATATGGATTGGTTTATCTAGaacaaaattcatatattgtatatttggTTGTTGAAAGAATGTTGGGAGGTCATAAATGTATGGATGATTGTTGTCGTCTTGGATTTCAGAAGCAAGAATTGATCTTGGAAAAAGTGCAATCGATAAAGAAGTGGTGGAGAAGGTTAGTGTTAGTTTTGCTCTCATCTCTGTCTGATGTTATTTGGTTTATCTAGCTAAATGCCATTACTGCGACCAAACCACTAAATATTGTACAATATCCAAGCCTTTCTGATATTCTGCGAATTGCTACTGATTTATCACAAGGATGGTCAGAGACACTTATCATCTTCTTTGTCTCTGCTCTGTACCCGGAACTTTAAGCTACAAAAGCATTTACACTTTTAACAGGTGTGGGACAGGATAGCTCCTGGTTTGGCTTCTCACTTTGATTCACCTTACACAGTTCCTGCTATTGCCCCACGTCCTCTGCTCATTTTGAATGGTATGCGCACTAATTCCACTTCAGTAGTCAAGATTTATGCACGTTACCACTTTTTTCTCGGAAAGAAGTAACACAGTTAGGCTGAAACTAGCACATGCAAATTTTAGGCAAAGAAGACCCTCGTTGCCCCTTGGGTGGATTGGAACATCCAGAATCAAGAGCAAGTAAGGCTTATGAAAAAGCCGTTTCGATTGAAAACTTTAAGGTGCGAAGTAGTACTACTCCCTATTCCCTGCCAACAACACACGCATAAGCACACACGACCCCTGTGAAATgaatccccccccccccccccccccccccttctctctccctctgtGTCAcgcgcacgcacacacacactgtaaagatcaaaaagaaaaagaaagaaagaaacaagacTAAGGGGCGCATGCATGCACAGATCccacatacacccacaccaACAGACAAACAAAACACCATTGGTATTGAAAGTGGATGGGCAAAATATAAGAGCATAGTTTCCATAGTCACCAAAAATCAAGCGAAAAACTTTGCACTTGCCAATAGAAAGTCTTATGACTGATTACTACAAGAGCTGCATGTGGACCTCACGACTCTTATGAGCGAGAATCCCAATAACACATGTTGTCAACCAGGCTatcgttttatttttttcctcttctgtTGGATTTCCCCATACATGAAATAGAGTAGCAAATGCACAATTGTCATATTATCGGAATCCTCAACTTTTGTTGCCTCTAACTAATTGCTTGTTTTCAGCTGGTAGCCCAACCGGGGATTGGACATCAGATGACACCTTTGATGGTTAAACAAGCCAGTGACTGGTTTGATCAACACCTTGCCCCATGAGGGTAACATTCATCGATAAACAATGCATTTCTGTGTACTACCAAATCATGCTCTAAAACTTAAACTGCATGCTACTGTAAATTTTACTCTTTGGAAAGGAATAAAGATTATCCATCAAAGTCAAAAGTCGCACTTGAATTGAATTGCTCGGCGCTGTACCTTAGTATTCCCAAATCAATAATAATCTCTCACAATATCAATCTTAATTTGCAATCTCGAACGCCTGGTTTCTGTAtcgaattttgaattatataaaatttgcaatCTCGAATTATCGGTGTCAAAAAGTGGCTTAGTCATTAAGTTATTACCTTCATAGAAAAAGTAAACTTATATCTGTAGCAGTCGGGAGCACAGAGAAACGCTACCGTCTCCAGATTCAGCGAAAAACTAGCTCCCTTCAAATCAAGCAGAGTCACAAATGATTAAACAATAAAGGAGCTAAAAATGCTTTGCAGAAGGTCATCAAAGACGATTTTTTCATACagtcatgaaaaatataattcatgcAATCCATATTTCATCAGATATTGTAAGTGCATTACTAACGCATGGTAAAGCAGATGGGTGAAACGCAGCATTTCAGTCTGTTTGTTTGCGTCAGATTGTGCAGACTAACATCTTGAATAAAATAGATCCAAGAAAAAACCAACTCAGACCCAAACTCTGCGAGCAAAAGAACCCATGGCTATTACCCCTTCTTGGGCATAGCAGCAAGTCTGGTATACATCCTGGCCATGGACTGGTATCCTCTGATATCGCCAGATCGGAGAAGGTTGCCTGGGCAAATACAAGGAAGCCTCAGTTCAATTGGAAAGCAACGGAAGCTCAGCTTCACCTCAAGACTATGAAATCACGTAGATGAAAGAAGTAGAGTTTGCTAAGTGTGTGGTTGCTGCAATTGacaaggaaaaaataatttctcaagGAGATTGCAGCATACACCATACCTTCCCTGAATTTGTAGCCTATATCAGTACcacaaatttcatttttctttttctcatctCTTCCTTAATTTTATGAGATCCCCTGCCTCGTTTGAAGTTGAACATTGCAGTTGTAATAGtttgtttttactttctttttcaaCAGACAATGAGGAAGGAAGACAGTAAACATAGTTTGTCTCAAATCTGTAGGCTTCAGCATAGTTTGGATTAAAGATCAGGACAGTCATGAGCCCACCCCACTTCACCCCACAAAAGAGAACCCACCATCCCAGTTCCTATTCTCTCCACTGTGACAAATTAGATGGCCATGGTTAAATTTTGGCAATGGAATAGtctaatttcatattatttaagagtacattgtttgttttttgaacTTCAAAGATTTATTAAAGCTATGTATGAGGTGCCAAAACCAAGCAGAAGACATGTCAGGTTGACAAAGGATCCACAAATAACAATACCTGAATCACAGTTCAGTGGGCTATCAGGCTCCGGATGAGCCATCAACGCAATTATAGCCCTGCACACTGATTGCAGCGTCCAAGCCGGACTCCAAGCATTCTTCAAGATATCAAGGCAAATCTCACCTGTCTGCATAATGAAGGACGGTGTCAATAATAAATACCCAAAATaaacttttcatattaatcTCAAAATAGAGCAAAAGAAGTTTGTCCAATTGAAAAACTGGAGGGGGGAAACAGGagcaacaaaaacaaacaaacaaattcatTTCACGCGGTCCATGGTTACTGTATAAGTTTATAGTGaaaaacaatagaaaattcCGGTGACCTTAAGCATGGCTTGTCCCATATAAACTAGAAATGGATCGATGAGGTTCAGTATCTCTCTTGGGGAAGACATGAGATGTATCCCCCCTGCTTGACGGCACCAGCCTGAGAACCAGGTATAAAGGCATTGACATACTGGAGTTTATGGTACAGCAGAACATGCATCCTGTGGGACCATTCAAGTTGTCTGTGTACTACATCCATTCATTAATGTCCACAGGCAGATGGACAAATGTCTTTAACTTCTTTACAAGCTATCACATAAGTTGGATCCTTTGCTTGATCACTAACAGCATATAAATTAGCATGCATTCAAAACATTATATTAGTATTGACCATAAGCCCAGatgattttcaaaatgcaAAACTCACAGCAGATATGTTTTAGACTTGAAAGATTGCACAAGTCCGTTGGGATCTAAAAGCATTATGATTTTCTTCACTCAAAAACACATCATCCATTTCAAATTGTTGTTCAAAAATTTACTCGGTCAACTGGTGCCAAGTAAAAGATAGCCAACACGAAGATTCATAAGCAGCTCATCCTTGAGTAAATTTCACTTCAGTTCTCATCAGGCACTCcactttatcaattttcagtaCTCATCTAGTTCCATCAAATAGATTGTGCACTTATATTTGATACAGATATGTGCAGCAAACGGAACTTCTTTACACTAGAAAGTGAACGTATTTCAATCTTTTATATTGTACAATGTTAATTGTGAGGATAAcataagagaaaagaaagatcaAATGTGAGGTAATATAACAGAAAAAGAATGACTCGGAAAGACATTCATTACCTTGAAATGTACATTGGGATGGAATATTTTGGTCAGGAACCGAACTTGAGGAGGCTGTAGAGGATACTGCTCAGGGACAGAAAAAGCAAGTTGGAAAACTCCACCATCATAAGGAGTTTCAGATGGCCCCTACACATCATGGAATGAAGCAACTAGTTATAATGAAGTGCTCCcaggaaaaaaaatgtctCACAGAATGGCATTAGAAACAACAAGCCTTACCTTTATAAGAGCTGTCCACTTAAATATGTTAGAATCATCGCAAACAAGTTGAATATCAGGATCTGCtactttttctctttgcaCTTCTTTGTATTCCTTAAAAAGCCTTGCCCTTGATGCCTAGTTCCCCAAGCACTTATCAATTTTGAACACATAATGCAGTAGAGAATCTTTTTAAGTCATTTGTAAAGCATAGAAGCCTTTCGAAAAGTTACCACATGCCCGCATATTTAATCTGAACTTAActttttaaactaaataaaaaaattaaaggctttcctttttaattcaatcaatccacgttttaaataatgataatcTTGCTTGTCTCACTTCATAATTGTATAACCTATGCGTTCATTCTCAGTTCACATGGATTAGATTTTACATTTACATTTTCAAAACTTAATTTGCAATCTACCAATTCAGTATAGAACATAGAGCATAACTATAAACTGCACGCATGTTATCCCTTCTAATGACTGGAATTTATCGCCTCCACATATCCTTTGCATCACGCATGTTAAAACTCAAGTTTGAAAAAACAGACAGATTACAAGTGACACTGAAAAATTACTGGACGAGCTTTCTCATCCAAACAAAGGTAGAAAATTGAGCAGAATGCAATGTTTTAAAACCCTAGCATAAAGCATAATTTTAGGCAATGAACCAAGCATAAGATAATAGCATCGTTCTTCTCTCAAACAATAAATTCCACAAATGTTAACACATCCAACAAACAAAAGCAAAGAGTATTTTCCAGTCAGATAAAGAAATCGAACAATCAGtagtgaaaaacaaaatcatgacaaaCCCGCGACAAAAGAGAAGAATAAATGAATACAGACCTGCATTTTCTGCTCTAATTTTCGCGATCAATTCACGTCAGTACTCAATTCCGAACTGCATCAATTAActagaaattttcttttcattagaaaagcagtaaaatttattaccGCCATCCCCAGTAACCGAGAATTGAGATTTTCTCGAAAAGCACAACGGATACTTCAGATTCCTAAAAGATCgaataagaaaagaagataGAGGTGTTTACAGAATTTAGAATTGATGGAAATGAGAGATTAGAAACTCACCGGAAATCGCGCTGTCCTAATTAGACAAGTTTATGcggatagagagagaaagaagatcAGGAAAGATCAGTTACGAACTTCAGATACAATGACAGATACAGAGAAGAAAAGTTTGGGTACGGTGGGGGACTTTATAAGTGATCCAGTGTACCGCGGTGCACCGTATTTTCCAGGGTATTTAACTTTGTTGACCGCATGAGCGACAGCCTTCCGCTGGTCCTTGGCGCGGCTGCAGAGTAGGAAATATTAAACAGATTCTATGTCAAGTTGCgtcctatttttatttaaaatttactttcttataatatagaaatagTTACATCCACGCCTCCTATCACACTTACTACATACTTACAtctctataatttaaataattatatttaattctctcaatatccatttttatttaacgaaattgaatttattgatattaataaaaaattcatattgacGTCTATAGTTGTCATGATTGACTTACTATAAACTAATTATAGGTAAACTAATCTTCTTTTaaccaaactatttttattagtaatacattattacatgtgatgaaatatttataataaatgatctaatttgacctgcaatattgctaatatcaacgcattcaataaattttaactaatgaaaaaatatatttgtttcataaaaacaaacattaaataaaattctccagatcacataaaattttcgtataattatatcaaatttcagcagataagagtgtaattatccctataatacataaattaattcactCAAAATTCTCGTATGCTTTTCTTACGTAGTTTTGCTGAAAATTCTGATATTATACATTCCGACTTTGTACACACATATATTGACGTGTAACGCTAGCCACAAAACGAAAGTAATTTTAgaacccaaaaagaaaaaaaaaatgttttttccctttctttggTGCGAGTTTCCTTTCTACATGAAATGTACATGATTCTAACGAGAGAACAAtcgccaaaaaaataaaaagaaacaaaaagcaaaagagaaatgaagaaaaatgcaGACAACACACATAAGTGAAGGCGAAGAACATATCGTACTCAAATATACCCTCAAAAAGAAAACCAGAAACTAAGCTCGGCCACCAACTAGCATACAAAACAACAATGGCCGACACAAAGCATGCCATCTTCCCCTGCTCCCGCTTCTCCCTTATTTGGTCTTTGCTGCTTTGAATTTAGAGATGTCAACAAGGTCTCCAAATAGCTTGTCTTCTGGCTTGGAAGGCTTTCCAGCAGGCACATAGGAAGAAGTGGAAACTGAGTAGGAAGAATTTCTCAGCCCCGTATCGTCCCTCACAGACAACCCATACATGCTTTGCTGAAGGAATTGAGCATTTTGTTGTGGAACTTGGCCATAGCCGTAGCCATAACCATAACCAGCCATTTGAGCGCCGTACATCTGCTGAGGGTACATATAACCAATCGGCCCAGATTGCATCGGCTGAGGATACATAACAACGGGATGAGAATGCAAGCCCCCCATTTGGTTACTTGGCATCGCTGGGTTGTTAATTGCTGTAAGATGCCCACCGTTGTACGCTCCTACTACCTGGTCATTTACCACATTTTGTGGTCCTGGAAAATATGTTCCACTTGGCGATGGCTGGTTGCTACCAACCTCAACTTGAGTAACCTGCATATGTTGAGGCAGGTTAACAGCAGGCTGACTGCTGCTGTCTAGTTGAGCTTCCCATGGCGGAGGGGGGAGGCTACTGCTACTTTGAGCACCTaccaaacaaaattgaaaaaatagtaTAGTCAATCACTTGACGCTTGATACGAATTCCAGGCACATAGGTAACAAAGAAAACATTGTCACATCGTACAATAGAAAAGATTTTGCACTTTGTTTTAGAATGAACAATGCAACATCATTTTTGTAAgactttatataattgttttcctttttctttctcttttagttattgatttttttccttcctttGGCCAGAGGGGGCTAGGGGTAGGCCGCAAACTGCTAAATCACTGAATACCAAAACtgaatttattaaaccaaaaagaataacattaaacaaaaaattaagtagaCATGCACCATAAACTGGTGAGGGTGGTGGCTGCTGTTGCTGGGTCATCTGTCCATTCCAGGCAGAAGCAGAACCTTGCGAGTAAAGTGACTGTTCATGTTGAGGTTGCATAGGACCAGAAACACTTCCGTTAGGGTATAATGAAGGTTGTTGGGAATTGAAATTTGTTTGTTGCTGAAATTGGACAGATGAAGAATGTGCTTGTCCGGTGGAGTTCAATCGTTGATTATTACTACTCTCTGAAAACATGTCGACAAGAGCAAGAGCATTCTGCGGAGATGCAACAGGGCTTGCTGGCTGAGGCTGTCCCACAGGAACCAATGCCAGTGAATTAGCTGTTGGTGAGTTGAAGTCATCTCCACTCAAAAGATCTATCTTAGGGTCAGCCTTTGTCGGAGTCATCACCGGACCATTAGTTGTTGGAGGAGCAGGGAGCAATAACTGCGTCCCTAAGCTAGCACTGGATGTAGATCTGCAAAAGAAATATGCATCTAAAGCGACAGCATATGGCTTCTctcataatttcaagaaaatatataaaatgcagAAAATGATATTGTGTATAATCTGAAACACAATGGAATAACGAGTTTAAAGtgataaagaaaaatcaagatatGACATTAAGCAAATGTGTTAAAAAGCTATGCATAAATATGTTGCTGTATCTCAAACACACACAAGTACGGTAATGAATGAGGTGCAGACatcatgaatatattttaagttatagaCACATAGAAACAACATATATTGCTTGTCTCAGATAGATGAAATTGGGAAATGAGAATGGGAAAATAAACGGGTCCTACTTCCCACGTTTCATCTCTGAGAAGGGAAGAgggttagttaaaattaaaagtctgTCCACAGAGTGACACTAACCAATCAAACAAGCCACAAGAACCTATTTTGGCTCTcagaaagaaatttaatatgtttagACAATAACTTCGAGCAAAGAAATGCTGAAGCAGTTGATAGATTCTCTACAGCAGTTTTCTTCATCCTCCCTTCAGCTTCAAGGTTACATGTGCAGAACCCAATAAGAATACTTGAGCAGTTTAGGGTTAAGTTAAACCTAGCTATATTACGAAATATCCTAGCAGGTAATAACAGAAAACATCAAACAAGAGGGCAACTCCAATATTAATATGTTCATGAGTTAAATAGCAGAATCAAAGTTTACCCTTTGTCCGATTGTTTGCTATCACCAGTATCAATAAGAGGTGCATCAACAGCAACCAAAGACTTAGCAGGTTCAGGTTTTGGCTTCTCCAATGGAGTAGAGGCAGTTCCAGAGGCAATCGATTCATGCTTAGCCAGTACACGTTGCAAGTCATCGTTCAGTGCTAGTCCTTGGCATAATAGTGATTCATCCCTTAATAAGGAAACATAAACAGAAAGCACAATAGTTAACATGGTATAAGCTGCTGGACAAACACATCTATAATCATTGCAATACAAAAGTGCAGCTGCAGGAGCATGTCGTGATAAAGCGCTACATATTCAAAACTGCATGAGGATCTAGCAACACTTTGCAGGACAGAACCTAGTTTGAACTCAATCGGTATTCTAATTAAAGAAGATTCTCAAGCAGTAAAAGCTGAAATTCAATCTTTCCGCAAAATGAAGTGCATTCACATAGCATTGCTTTTCCGGGAAACAAATTTGTGGTTTGAAATCTGGCTAATCTAAcacaaattttcttaatttaaccAGTAGTAATgtccattaaaaaataagtatttcaAATACGCACAATAACCTAACAAAGGTTCACCCCAACTACCTGGTGAGTTTGGACAAAGCTAGACCCGAATAATACAGTAAAAGAAGTCCAACATGACAACTCCCAGTTCGCCTCAAAGACAGTTGAAGAATAAAATAGGGAGcagataaataaacaaataaacaagaaacGAAAGTAACATCCTTCACCAATTATTAGAGGCCATATCTGTATCAGACTGTTATATACGAGGTTCAGAATATTATCTCAAGACATCATTTTAGTctaatccataaaaataagaaCAGATAAAAATAACAAGGTGGATTTAAAATAGCAACCAagcaaatatacaaaattaggAGAGGAAGTAAACAAGGCCTTACGAAGTCGAGTTAACAAGGTGTACCACTCTTTGCTTGTAGGTACGGCACTGTTCGACGAGATCAACAATTACCTCCTGCTTGAGTCCCTGCTACACAAAAacgaaataaatttgatatctGAAGCTCTAACCCACTGCAAAATTTTGTAGCGCTATTGAGGGATAAAACAATACCAATATAAGTAGGATGGCTACATTTCCATAACAGCAGAAAAGTGTACCCAGCAATCTTCTAGAATGTCATATTTCAATCCCCAAATTTGTTCAGATTGA includes:
- the LOC105164757 gene encoding uncharacterized protein LOC105164757; the protein is MVVLPRVTNALPHVRAHALSTATATASYYFNLKPKAKSTDSTTTPGSLASADSRMEYSDDAAKIRSEFLQLLRNRRTAQVPLSVEPAQPVRDPLYQETPKPTFSEAMESCPKKEIPNFKERLQEENFYLTTEAGEQGRLPVLLLKLKENNLKRRPVIVFLHSTHKCKEWLRPLLEAYASRGYIAVAIDSRYHGERARNLTTYRDALVSSWKKGDTMPFIFDTVWDLIKLADHLTQREDVDPSRIGITGESLGGYSAWFGAAADTRYSVAAPIIGVQGFKWAIEHDKWQARVDSIKAVFEEARIDLGKSAIDKEVVEKVWDRIAPGLASHFDSPYTVPAIAPRPLLILNGKEDPRCPLGGLEHPESRASKAYEKAVSIENFKLVAQPGIGHQMTPLMVKQASDWFDQHLAP
- the LOC105164758 gene encoding protein PEROXIN-4 isoform X1, producing MQASRARLFKEYKEVQREKVADPDIQLVCDDSNIFKWTALIKGPSETPYDGGVFQLAFSVPEQYPLQPPQVRFLTKIFHPNVHFKTGEICLDILKNAWSPAWTLQSVCRAIIALMAHPEPDSPLNCDSGNLLRSGDIRGYQSMARMYTRLAAMPKKGELVFR
- the LOC105164758 gene encoding protein PEROXIN-4 isoform X2, which codes for MQASRARLFKEYKEVQREKVADPDIQLVCDDSNIFKWTALIKGPSETPYDGGVFQLAFSVPEQYPLQPPQVRFLTKIFHPNVHFKTGEICLDILKNAWSPAWTLQSVCRAIIALMAHPEPDSPLNCDSGNLLRSGDIRGYQSMARMYTRLAAMPKKG
- the LOC105164759 gene encoding TOM1-like protein 2, whose amino-acid sequence is MVNSMVERATSDMLIGPDWAMNIEICDICNHDPVQAKDVVKGIKKRLGSKNPKVQLLALTLLETIVKNCGDIVHMHVAEKDLPHEMVRIVKKKPDFHVKEKILILIDTWQEAFGGPRARYPQYFAAYQDLLRLGAVFPQRSERSAPVFTPPQTHPLSSYPPNMRNPESGPDAAESSAEAEFPTLSLTELQNARGIMDVLAEMLSALDPGNKEGLKQEVIVDLVEQCRTYKQRVVHLVNSTSDESLLCQGLALNDDLQRVLAKHESIASGTASTPLEKPKPEPAKSLVAVDAPLIDTGDSKQSDKGSTSSASLGTQLLLPAPPTTNGPVMTPTKADPKIDLLSGDDFNSPTANSLALVPVGQPQPASPVASPQNALALVDMFSESSNNQRLNSTGQAHSSSVQFQQQTNFNSQQPSLYPNGSVSGPMQPQHEQSLYSQGSASAWNGQMTQQQQPPPSPVYGAQSSSSLPPPPWEAQLDSSSQPAVNLPQHMQVTQVEVGSNQPSPSGTYFPGPQNVVNDQVVGAYNGGHLTAINNPAMPSNQMGGLHSHPVVMYPQPMQSGPIGYMYPQQMYGAQMAGYGYGYGYGQVPQQNAQFLQQSMYGLSVRDDTGLRNSSYSVSTSSYVPAGKPSKPEDKLFGDLVDISKFKAAKTK